The Temnothorax longispinosus isolate EJ_2023e chromosome 4, Tlon_JGU_v1, whole genome shotgun sequence genome has a window encoding:
- the LOC139811907 gene encoding serine/threonine-protein phosphatase 2A 56 kDa regulatory subunit gamma isoform isoform X4: MVEYVTKNKNVITEAIYPEAVNMFAVNLFRTLPPSSNPNGAEFDPEEDEPTLEAAWPHLQLVYEFFLRLLESQDFQPSIARRYIDQKFVLQLLELFDSEDPRERDFLKTTLHRIYGKFLGLRAYIRKQINNVFYRFIYETEHHNGIAELLEILGSIINGFALPLKEEHKVFLLKVLLPLHKAKSLSVYHPQLAYCVVQFLEKDPSLTEPVIRNLLKFWPKTHSPKEVMFLNELEEILDVIEPAEFQKVMDPLFRQLAKCVSSPHFQVAERALYYWNNEYIMSLISDNYSVILPIMYPAFYRNSRNHWNKTIHGLIYNALKLFMEMNQKVFDECTTQYYQERQRERKLMRERDEAWMRVEALAMRHPNYNIANKGTTNNTSYTSPQHIDNSPPDEDGDPDQTPLTLEKIEAKANEAKKMTNVNKVKPLLRRKSDLPQDSYTIRALSDHKRADEYLVTPPDPNNC; this comes from the exons ATGGTCGAGTATGTAACCAAAAACAAAAACGTTATTACCGAAGCGATATATCCCGAAGCGGTGAACATG TTCGCCGTGAATTTATTCCGGACGCTACCCCCATCATCAAATCCTAATGGCGCGGAGTTTGATCCGGAAGAGGATGAGCCGACGTTGGAGGCGGCTTGGCCGCACTTGCAGCTCGTCTACGAATTCTTTTTACGGCTGCTGGAGTCGCAGGACTTCCAACCGTCCATAGCGAGACGTTATATAGATCAAAAATTCGTGCTGCAGCTCTTGGAGCTATTTGACTCCGAGGATCCGAGAGAGAGGGATTTCCTTAAGACGACCCTCCATAGGATTTATGGAAAATTCCTAGGGCTGAGGGCGTACATTAGGAAACAGATCAATAATGTTTTCTATCGATTTATTTATGAGACGGAACATCACAACGGCATCGCAGAACTGCTTGAAATTTTAGGAAG TATTATAAACGGGTTTGCTCTGCCGTTAAAGGAAGAGCACAAGGTGTTTTTGTTAAAAGTCCTGTTACCCTTGCACAAAGCTAAGTCATTATCCGTGTACCATCCACAACTAGCGTACTGCGTCGTTCAATTTCTGGAGAAGGACCCGTCGTTGACGGAACCTGTAATTAGAAATCTGCTGAAATTCTGGCCAAAAACACATTCCCCTAAAGAAGTTATGTTCTTGAACGAGCTTGAAGAGATTTTGGACGTCATTGAACCAGCTGAATTTCAGAAAGTCATGGATCCATTGTTTAGGCAATTAGCCAAATGCGTATCATCACCGCATTTCCAG GTGGCGGAGAGAGCTCTCTATTATTGGAATAATGAATACATAATGTCCTTGATATCGGACAATTATTCTGTCATCCTACCGATTATGTATCCAGCCTTTTATAGAAACTCCCGCAATCACTGGAACAAGACGATCCACGGTTTAATTTACAACGCCCTGAAACTTTTCATGGAGATGAATCAAAAAGTATTCGACGAGTGTACAACACAGTACTATCAG GAGCGTCAAAGAGAACGGAAGCTCATGAGAGAGCGAGATGAAGCATGGATGCGCGTGGAAGCGCTTGCGATGAGGCATCCAAActataatattgcaaataaagGTACAACGAATAATACATCTTACACATCACCACAACACATAGATAACTCACCGCCTGACGAAGACGGTGACCCGGATCAAACTCCGCTTACCTTGGAGAAAATCGAAGCTAAAGCTAATGAG GCGAAGAAAATGACAAACGTGAACAAAGTGAAACCGCTTTTACGAAGAAAGAGCGATTTACCGCAGGATTCGTACACAATACGAGCATTGTCCGACCACAAACGCGCCGATGAATACCTTGTTACGCCGCCAGATCCCAATAATTGCTAG
- the LOC139811907 gene encoding serine/threonine-protein phosphatase 2A 56 kDa regulatory subunit gamma isoform isoform X3: MVHVGGIGPSLGGALPKSPSFHQGLALATVLPQDSSKGYPVTFALHYQPLQPLLIETQQGNEREELFIQKLRQCCVLFDFESDPLSDLKWKEVKRTALHEMVEYVTKNKNVITEAIYPEAVNMFAVNLFRTLPPSSNPNGAEFDPEEDEPTLEAAWPHLQLVYEFFLRLLESQDFQPSIARRYIDQKFVLQLLELFDSEDPRERDFLKTTLHRIYGKFLGLRAYIRKQINNVFYRFIYETEHHNGIAELLEILGSIINGFALPLKEEHKVFLLKVLLPLHKAKSLSVYHPQLAYCVVQFLEKDPSLTEPVIRNLLKFWPKTHSPKEVMFLNELEEILDVIEPAEFQKVMDPLFRQLAKCVSSPHFQVAERALYYWNNEYIMSLISDNYSVILPIMYPAFYRNSRNHWNKTIHGLIYNALKLFMEMNQKVFDECTTQYYQERQRERKLMRERDEAWMRVEALAMRHPNYNIANKGTTNNTSYTSPQHIDNSPPDEDGDPDQTPLTLEKIEAKANEAKKMTNVNKVKPLLRRKSDLPQDSYTIRALSDHKRADEYLVTPPDPNNC; this comes from the exons ATGGTTCACGTGGGTGGAATTGGCCCATCTCTGGGCGGTGCTCTGCCCAAAAGTCCCAGCTTTCATCAGGGTCTTGCTTTGGCGACGGTCTTGCCCCAGGATTCGAGCAAGGGTTACCCGGTGACGTTCGCGCTGCACTATCAACCTTTGCAACCTCTGCTAATCG AAACACAACAGGGAAACGAACGGGAGGAACTTTTTATACAGAAGCTACGGCAATGCTGCGTCCTTTTCGACTTCGAGTCCGATCCGTTGTCGGATTTGAAATGGAAGGAGGTAAAACGCACTGCCCTCCACGAGATGGTCGAGTATGTAACCAAAAACAAAAACGTTATTACCGAAGCGATATATCCCGAAGCGGTGAACATG TTCGCCGTGAATTTATTCCGGACGCTACCCCCATCATCAAATCCTAATGGCGCGGAGTTTGATCCGGAAGAGGATGAGCCGACGTTGGAGGCGGCTTGGCCGCACTTGCAGCTCGTCTACGAATTCTTTTTACGGCTGCTGGAGTCGCAGGACTTCCAACCGTCCATAGCGAGACGTTATATAGATCAAAAATTCGTGCTGCAGCTCTTGGAGCTATTTGACTCCGAGGATCCGAGAGAGAGGGATTTCCTTAAGACGACCCTCCATAGGATTTATGGAAAATTCCTAGGGCTGAGGGCGTACATTAGGAAACAGATCAATAATGTTTTCTATCGATTTATTTATGAGACGGAACATCACAACGGCATCGCAGAACTGCTTGAAATTTTAGGAAG TATTATAAACGGGTTTGCTCTGCCGTTAAAGGAAGAGCACAAGGTGTTTTTGTTAAAAGTCCTGTTACCCTTGCACAAAGCTAAGTCATTATCCGTGTACCATCCACAACTAGCGTACTGCGTCGTTCAATTTCTGGAGAAGGACCCGTCGTTGACGGAACCTGTAATTAGAAATCTGCTGAAATTCTGGCCAAAAACACATTCCCCTAAAGAAGTTATGTTCTTGAACGAGCTTGAAGAGATTTTGGACGTCATTGAACCAGCTGAATTTCAGAAAGTCATGGATCCATTGTTTAGGCAATTAGCCAAATGCGTATCATCACCGCATTTCCAG GTGGCGGAGAGAGCTCTCTATTATTGGAATAATGAATACATAATGTCCTTGATATCGGACAATTATTCTGTCATCCTACCGATTATGTATCCAGCCTTTTATAGAAACTCCCGCAATCACTGGAACAAGACGATCCACGGTTTAATTTACAACGCCCTGAAACTTTTCATGGAGATGAATCAAAAAGTATTCGACGAGTGTACAACACAGTACTATCAG GAGCGTCAAAGAGAACGGAAGCTCATGAGAGAGCGAGATGAAGCATGGATGCGCGTGGAAGCGCTTGCGATGAGGCATCCAAActataatattgcaaataaagGTACAACGAATAATACATCTTACACATCACCACAACACATAGATAACTCACCGCCTGACGAAGACGGTGACCCGGATCAAACTCCGCTTACCTTGGAGAAAATCGAAGCTAAAGCTAATGAG GCGAAGAAAATGACAAACGTGAACAAAGTGAAACCGCTTTTACGAAGAAAGAGCGATTTACCGCAGGATTCGTACACAATACGAGCATTGTCCGACCACAAACGCGCCGATGAATACCTTGTTACGCCGCCAGATCCCAATAATTGCTAG
- the LOC139811907 gene encoding serine/threonine-protein phosphatase 2A 56 kDa regulatory subunit gamma isoform isoform X2 — protein sequence METAKSGKEKTKNGKDVDAVDEANKVTGGPPAGNAPPPPTLINKIKYQPGGPVIKKDKRQSSSRFNISKNRELQKLPLLSETQQGNEREELFIQKLRQCCVLFDFESDPLSDLKWKEVKRTALHEMVEYVTKNKNVITEAIYPEAVNMFAVNLFRTLPPSSNPNGAEFDPEEDEPTLEAAWPHLQLVYEFFLRLLESQDFQPSIARRYIDQKFVLQLLELFDSEDPRERDFLKTTLHRIYGKFLGLRAYIRKQINNVFYRFIYETEHHNGIAELLEILGSIINGFALPLKEEHKVFLLKVLLPLHKAKSLSVYHPQLAYCVVQFLEKDPSLTEPVIRNLLKFWPKTHSPKEVMFLNELEEILDVIEPAEFQKVMDPLFRQLAKCVSSPHFQVAERALYYWNNEYIMSLISDNYSVILPIMYPAFYRNSRNHWNKTIHGLIYNALKLFMEMNQKVFDECTTQYYQERQRERKLMRERDEAWMRVEALAMRHPNYNIANKGTTNNTSYTSPQHIDNSPPDEDGDPDQTPLTLEKIEAKANEAKKMTNVNKVKPLLRRKSDLPQDSYTIRALSDHKRADEYLVTPPDPNNC from the exons GCAAACAAGGTGACCGGGGGACCTCCTGCGGGCAATGCACCGCCTCCGCCTACACTTATCAACAAAATCAAGTATCAACCCGGTGGACCCGTAATCAAAAAGGATAAACGGCAAAGCAGCTCGAGGTTTAACATATCGAAAAATCGGGAACTGCAGAAATTGCCGCTGTTGTCCG AAACACAACAGGGAAACGAACGGGAGGAACTTTTTATACAGAAGCTACGGCAATGCTGCGTCCTTTTCGACTTCGAGTCCGATCCGTTGTCGGATTTGAAATGGAAGGAGGTAAAACGCACTGCCCTCCACGAGATGGTCGAGTATGTAACCAAAAACAAAAACGTTATTACCGAAGCGATATATCCCGAAGCGGTGAACATG TTCGCCGTGAATTTATTCCGGACGCTACCCCCATCATCAAATCCTAATGGCGCGGAGTTTGATCCGGAAGAGGATGAGCCGACGTTGGAGGCGGCTTGGCCGCACTTGCAGCTCGTCTACGAATTCTTTTTACGGCTGCTGGAGTCGCAGGACTTCCAACCGTCCATAGCGAGACGTTATATAGATCAAAAATTCGTGCTGCAGCTCTTGGAGCTATTTGACTCCGAGGATCCGAGAGAGAGGGATTTCCTTAAGACGACCCTCCATAGGATTTATGGAAAATTCCTAGGGCTGAGGGCGTACATTAGGAAACAGATCAATAATGTTTTCTATCGATTTATTTATGAGACGGAACATCACAACGGCATCGCAGAACTGCTTGAAATTTTAGGAAG TATTATAAACGGGTTTGCTCTGCCGTTAAAGGAAGAGCACAAGGTGTTTTTGTTAAAAGTCCTGTTACCCTTGCACAAAGCTAAGTCATTATCCGTGTACCATCCACAACTAGCGTACTGCGTCGTTCAATTTCTGGAGAAGGACCCGTCGTTGACGGAACCTGTAATTAGAAATCTGCTGAAATTCTGGCCAAAAACACATTCCCCTAAAGAAGTTATGTTCTTGAACGAGCTTGAAGAGATTTTGGACGTCATTGAACCAGCTGAATTTCAGAAAGTCATGGATCCATTGTTTAGGCAATTAGCCAAATGCGTATCATCACCGCATTTCCAG GTGGCGGAGAGAGCTCTCTATTATTGGAATAATGAATACATAATGTCCTTGATATCGGACAATTATTCTGTCATCCTACCGATTATGTATCCAGCCTTTTATAGAAACTCCCGCAATCACTGGAACAAGACGATCCACGGTTTAATTTACAACGCCCTGAAACTTTTCATGGAGATGAATCAAAAAGTATTCGACGAGTGTACAACACAGTACTATCAG GAGCGTCAAAGAGAACGGAAGCTCATGAGAGAGCGAGATGAAGCATGGATGCGCGTGGAAGCGCTTGCGATGAGGCATCCAAActataatattgcaaataaagGTACAACGAATAATACATCTTACACATCACCACAACACATAGATAACTCACCGCCTGACGAAGACGGTGACCCGGATCAAACTCCGCTTACCTTGGAGAAAATCGAAGCTAAAGCTAATGAG GCGAAGAAAATGACAAACGTGAACAAAGTGAAACCGCTTTTACGAAGAAAGAGCGATTTACCGCAGGATTCGTACACAATACGAGCATTGTCCGACCACAAACGCGCCGATGAATACCTTGTTACGCCGCCAGATCCCAATAATTGCTAG
- the LOC139811907 gene encoding serine/threonine-protein phosphatase 2A 56 kDa regulatory subunit gamma isoform isoform X1 produces MSFLGRSLFRKSPAGMQSKMQTLSGLAFANVFRKKANKVTGGPPAGNAPPPPTLINKIKYQPGGPVIKKDKRQSSSRFNISKNRELQKLPLLSETQQGNEREELFIQKLRQCCVLFDFESDPLSDLKWKEVKRTALHEMVEYVTKNKNVITEAIYPEAVNMFAVNLFRTLPPSSNPNGAEFDPEEDEPTLEAAWPHLQLVYEFFLRLLESQDFQPSIARRYIDQKFVLQLLELFDSEDPRERDFLKTTLHRIYGKFLGLRAYIRKQINNVFYRFIYETEHHNGIAELLEILGSIINGFALPLKEEHKVFLLKVLLPLHKAKSLSVYHPQLAYCVVQFLEKDPSLTEPVIRNLLKFWPKTHSPKEVMFLNELEEILDVIEPAEFQKVMDPLFRQLAKCVSSPHFQVAERALYYWNNEYIMSLISDNYSVILPIMYPAFYRNSRNHWNKTIHGLIYNALKLFMEMNQKVFDECTTQYYQERQRERKLMRERDEAWMRVEALAMRHPNYNIANKGTTNNTSYTSPQHIDNSPPDEDGDPDQTPLTLEKIEAKANEAKKMTNVNKVKPLLRRKSDLPQDSYTIRALSDHKRADEYLVTPPDPNNC; encoded by the exons ATGTCCTTCCTGGGCCGATCGCTGTTCCGGAAGTCGCCCGCTGGTATGCAGAGTAAAATGCAGACGTTGAGCGGGCTCGCCTTCGCGAACGTGTTCAGGAAAAAG GCAAACAAGGTGACCGGGGGACCTCCTGCGGGCAATGCACCGCCTCCGCCTACACTTATCAACAAAATCAAGTATCAACCCGGTGGACCCGTAATCAAAAAGGATAAACGGCAAAGCAGCTCGAGGTTTAACATATCGAAAAATCGGGAACTGCAGAAATTGCCGCTGTTGTCCG AAACACAACAGGGAAACGAACGGGAGGAACTTTTTATACAGAAGCTACGGCAATGCTGCGTCCTTTTCGACTTCGAGTCCGATCCGTTGTCGGATTTGAAATGGAAGGAGGTAAAACGCACTGCCCTCCACGAGATGGTCGAGTATGTAACCAAAAACAAAAACGTTATTACCGAAGCGATATATCCCGAAGCGGTGAACATG TTCGCCGTGAATTTATTCCGGACGCTACCCCCATCATCAAATCCTAATGGCGCGGAGTTTGATCCGGAAGAGGATGAGCCGACGTTGGAGGCGGCTTGGCCGCACTTGCAGCTCGTCTACGAATTCTTTTTACGGCTGCTGGAGTCGCAGGACTTCCAACCGTCCATAGCGAGACGTTATATAGATCAAAAATTCGTGCTGCAGCTCTTGGAGCTATTTGACTCCGAGGATCCGAGAGAGAGGGATTTCCTTAAGACGACCCTCCATAGGATTTATGGAAAATTCCTAGGGCTGAGGGCGTACATTAGGAAACAGATCAATAATGTTTTCTATCGATTTATTTATGAGACGGAACATCACAACGGCATCGCAGAACTGCTTGAAATTTTAGGAAG TATTATAAACGGGTTTGCTCTGCCGTTAAAGGAAGAGCACAAGGTGTTTTTGTTAAAAGTCCTGTTACCCTTGCACAAAGCTAAGTCATTATCCGTGTACCATCCACAACTAGCGTACTGCGTCGTTCAATTTCTGGAGAAGGACCCGTCGTTGACGGAACCTGTAATTAGAAATCTGCTGAAATTCTGGCCAAAAACACATTCCCCTAAAGAAGTTATGTTCTTGAACGAGCTTGAAGAGATTTTGGACGTCATTGAACCAGCTGAATTTCAGAAAGTCATGGATCCATTGTTTAGGCAATTAGCCAAATGCGTATCATCACCGCATTTCCAG GTGGCGGAGAGAGCTCTCTATTATTGGAATAATGAATACATAATGTCCTTGATATCGGACAATTATTCTGTCATCCTACCGATTATGTATCCAGCCTTTTATAGAAACTCCCGCAATCACTGGAACAAGACGATCCACGGTTTAATTTACAACGCCCTGAAACTTTTCATGGAGATGAATCAAAAAGTATTCGACGAGTGTACAACACAGTACTATCAG GAGCGTCAAAGAGAACGGAAGCTCATGAGAGAGCGAGATGAAGCATGGATGCGCGTGGAAGCGCTTGCGATGAGGCATCCAAActataatattgcaaataaagGTACAACGAATAATACATCTTACACATCACCACAACACATAGATAACTCACCGCCTGACGAAGACGGTGACCCGGATCAAACTCCGCTTACCTTGGAGAAAATCGAAGCTAAAGCTAATGAG GCGAAGAAAATGACAAACGTGAACAAAGTGAAACCGCTTTTACGAAGAAAGAGCGATTTACCGCAGGATTCGTACACAATACGAGCATTGTCCGACCACAAACGCGCCGATGAATACCTTGTTACGCCGCCAGATCCCAATAATTGCTAG